A single genomic interval of Xiphophorus couchianus chromosome 2, X_couchianus-1.0, whole genome shotgun sequence harbors:
- the decr2 gene encoding peroxisomal 2,4-dienoyl-CoA reductase [(3E)-enoyl-CoA-producing] isoform X1 yields MAEHRRTEELPEDVGSDDCLASYTHIYSPDLLKDQVAFITGGGSGIGLRIAEIFMRHGCDTVIASRNLDKLKEAAVKLSAASGRRCLPLRIDVRQPDGIAAAVDETLKEFGRLDILINNAAGNFLCPASALSFNAFKTVLEIDTMGTFNTSKVVYEKWFKDHGGNVVNVSATLAYRGQALQVHAGSAKAANDAMTKHLAVEWGPSGVRVNAVAPGPISGTEGYRKLGGPAAEAAGSFQAVPLQRAGNKTEMAHCALFLASRASSYVTGAILVADGGAWLTSPNDVSALLGYWLPEKRKDK; encoded by the exons ATGGCAGAACACAGAAGAACAGAAGAGCTTCCTGAAGATGTTGGTTCAGATGACTGCTTGGCTTCATACACACACATCTACAGCCCAGATTTACTAAA aGATCAAGTTGCTTTTATCACAGGAGGCGGATCTGGAATAGGACTTCGTATCGCTGAGATCTTCATGAG ACATGGTTGTGACACAGTGATCGCTAGCAGGAACCTGGACAAGCTGAAAGAG gCGGCGGTGAAGCTGTCGGCTGCTTCAGGACGACGCTGCCTCCCTCTGCGGATCGATGTGAGGCAGCCTGACGGCATCGCAGCCGCTGTGGACGAGACGCTGAAGGAGTTTGGCCGTTTAGACATCTTGATCAACA aTGCTGCTGGAAACTTTCTCTGTCCTGCCTCTGCACTCTCCTTCAACGCTTTCAAAACCGTCCTGGAGATCGACACCATGGGAACGTTCAACACCAGCAAGGTGGTTTATGAGAAATGGTTCAAG GATCATGGCGGCAACGTGGTGAACGTCTCGGCCACGCTGGCGTACCGAGGGCAGGCCCTGCAGGTTCACGCTGGCTCTGCCAAGGCAGCAAACG ATGCCATGACGAAGCACCTGGCGGTGGAGTGGGGGCCCAGCGGAGTACGGGTCAATGCCGTGGCCCCCGGTCCGATCTCTGGTACCGAGGGTTACCGCAAACTCG GCGGTCCTGCTGCCGAGGCCGCGGGTTCGTTCCAGGCCGTTCCTCTGCAGCGAGCCGGCAACAAGACGGAGATGGCCCACTGCGCTCTCTTCCTGGCCAGCCGAGCGTCTTCCTACGTGACGGGCGCCATCTTGGTGGCGGACGGCGGGGCGTGGCTGACCTCGCCCAACGACGTCTCGGCGCTGCTGG GTTACTGGTTGCCGGAAAAGAGGAAGGACAAGTGA
- the decr2 gene encoding peroxisomal 2,4-dienoyl-CoA reductase [(3E)-enoyl-CoA-producing] isoform X2, with translation MAEHRRTEELPEDVGSDDCLASYTHIYSPDLLKDQVAFITGGGSGIGLRIAEIFMRHGCDTVIASRNLDKLKEAAVKLSAASGRRCLPLRIDVRQPDGIAAAVDETLKEFGRLDILINNAAGNFLCPASALSFNAFKTVLEIDTMGTFNTSKVVYEKWFKDHGGNVVNVSATLAYRGQALQVHAGSAKAANDAMTKHLAVEWGPSGVRVNAVAPGPISGTEGYRKLGGPAAEAAGSFQAVPLQRAGNKTEMAHCALFLASRASSYVTGAILVADGGAWLTSPNDVSALLGIAASKRAKL, from the exons ATGGCAGAACACAGAAGAACAGAAGAGCTTCCTGAAGATGTTGGTTCAGATGACTGCTTGGCTTCATACACACACATCTACAGCCCAGATTTACTAAA aGATCAAGTTGCTTTTATCACAGGAGGCGGATCTGGAATAGGACTTCGTATCGCTGAGATCTTCATGAG ACATGGTTGTGACACAGTGATCGCTAGCAGGAACCTGGACAAGCTGAAAGAG gCGGCGGTGAAGCTGTCGGCTGCTTCAGGACGACGCTGCCTCCCTCTGCGGATCGATGTGAGGCAGCCTGACGGCATCGCAGCCGCTGTGGACGAGACGCTGAAGGAGTTTGGCCGTTTAGACATCTTGATCAACA aTGCTGCTGGAAACTTTCTCTGTCCTGCCTCTGCACTCTCCTTCAACGCTTTCAAAACCGTCCTGGAGATCGACACCATGGGAACGTTCAACACCAGCAAGGTGGTTTATGAGAAATGGTTCAAG GATCATGGCGGCAACGTGGTGAACGTCTCGGCCACGCTGGCGTACCGAGGGCAGGCCCTGCAGGTTCACGCTGGCTCTGCCAAGGCAGCAAACG ATGCCATGACGAAGCACCTGGCGGTGGAGTGGGGGCCCAGCGGAGTACGGGTCAATGCCGTGGCCCCCGGTCCGATCTCTGGTACCGAGGGTTACCGCAAACTCG GCGGTCCTGCTGCCGAGGCCGCGGGTTCGTTCCAGGCCGTTCCTCTGCAGCGAGCCGGCAACAAGACGGAGATGGCCCACTGCGCTCTCTTCCTGGCCAGCCGAGCGTCTTCCTACGTGACGGGCGCCATCTTGGTGGCGGACGGCGGGGCGTGGCTGACCTCGCCCAACGACGTCTCGGCGCTGCTGGGTATAGCTGCCTCTAAACGCGCTAAGCTGTGA
- the LOC114136620 gene encoding retinol dehydrogenase 13 isoform X2 has protein sequence MTQKGCCCNLALLCCFQMNRVTGGRCPSKAGIKGKTVVITGANTGIGKETARELANRGGRIIMGCRDMEKCEAAAKEIRGKTLNPHVYACQLDLASMKSIREFAERINQEEKSVDILINNAGVMRCPAGKTEDGFDMQLGVNHLGHFLLTNLLLEKLKDSAPSRVINLASLAHIVGKIDFDDLNWERKKFDTKQAYCQSKLANVLFTRELAKRLEGTGVTVNAVHPGVVATDLGRHTGLHQSQFSTTVLSPFFSMLVKSPELGAHPSVFLAVAEEMAGVTGRYYDVMTEKEPAPQALDDAAARRLWEVSSRLVGLRDDTPPQTTTGLTEPEPAGS, from the exons ATGACGCAGAAAGGCTGCTGCTGTAACCTTGCtctgttgtgttgttttcagaT GAACCGTGTGACTGGGGGCCGCTGTCCCAGCAAGGCTGGGATTAAAGGGAAGACCGTCGTGATAACTGGCGCGAACACGGGCATCGGGAAGGAGACGGCTAGAGAACTGGCCAACAGAG GGGGCCGGATCATTATGGGATGCCGCGACATGGAGAAATGCGAAGCGGCAGCGAAGGAGATCCGAGGGAAGACGCTGAACCCGCATGTTTATGCGTGCCAGCTGGACCTTGCCTCCATGAAGTCCATCCGAGAGTTCGCAGAAAGAATCAATCAAG AGGAGAAGAGCGTGGACATTTTGATAAACAACGCCGGAGTCATGCGGTGTCCGGCGGGGAAGACGGAGGACGGCTTCGACATGCAGCTGGGAGTGAACCATTTAG GCCACTTCTTGTTGACGAACCTCCTGCTGGAGAAGCTGAAAGACTCCGCGCCCAGTCGTGTGATCAACCTGGCCTCGCTCGCCCACATTGTCGGAAAGATCGACTTCGACGACCTGAACTGGGAGAGGAAGAAATTCGACACGAAGCAGGCGTACTGCCAGAGCAAACTCGCCAATGTTCTGTTCACCAGGGAGCTCGCCAAGCGGCTAGAAG gcaCCGGAGTGACGGTGAACGCCGTGCACCCTGGGGTCGTAGCCACGGACCTCGGCAGACACACCGGCCTGCACCAGTCGCAGTTTTCCACCACCGTTCTCA GCCCGTTCTTCTCCATGCTGGTGAAGAGTCCGGAGCTCGGCGCCCACCCCAGCGTGTTTCTGGCCGTGGCAGAGGAAATGGCGGGCGTGACGGGTCGCTACTACGACGTGATGACGGAGAAGGAACCGGCGCCGCAGGCGCTGGACGACGCGGCGGCGCGGCGGCTGTGGGAGGTTAGCAGCAGGCTGGTGGGCCTGCGGGACGACACGCCGCCTCAAACCACAACCGGActcacagaaccagaaccagctggaaGTTAG
- the LOC114136620 gene encoding retinol dehydrogenase 13 isoform X1 codes for MSRYILPVSVFGTVAGSAVLIKNRVTGGRCPSKAGIKGKTVVITGANTGIGKETARELANRGGRIIMGCRDMEKCEAAAKEIRGKTLNPHVYACQLDLASMKSIREFAERINQEEKSVDILINNAGVMRCPAGKTEDGFDMQLGVNHLGHFLLTNLLLEKLKDSAPSRVINLASLAHIVGKIDFDDLNWERKKFDTKQAYCQSKLANVLFTRELAKRLEGTGVTVNAVHPGVVATDLGRHTGLHQSQFSTTVLSPFFSMLVKSPELGAHPSVFLAVAEEMAGVTGRYYDVMTEKEPAPQALDDAAARRLWEVSSRLVGLRDDTPPQTTTGLTEPEPAGS; via the exons ATGAGCAGATATATTCTACCGGTTTCCGTGTTCGGTACGGTGGCCGGAAGTGCCGTTTTAATCAA GAACCGTGTGACTGGGGGCCGCTGTCCCAGCAAGGCTGGGATTAAAGGGAAGACCGTCGTGATAACTGGCGCGAACACGGGCATCGGGAAGGAGACGGCTAGAGAACTGGCCAACAGAG GGGGCCGGATCATTATGGGATGCCGCGACATGGAGAAATGCGAAGCGGCAGCGAAGGAGATCCGAGGGAAGACGCTGAACCCGCATGTTTATGCGTGCCAGCTGGACCTTGCCTCCATGAAGTCCATCCGAGAGTTCGCAGAAAGAATCAATCAAG AGGAGAAGAGCGTGGACATTTTGATAAACAACGCCGGAGTCATGCGGTGTCCGGCGGGGAAGACGGAGGACGGCTTCGACATGCAGCTGGGAGTGAACCATTTAG GCCACTTCTTGTTGACGAACCTCCTGCTGGAGAAGCTGAAAGACTCCGCGCCCAGTCGTGTGATCAACCTGGCCTCGCTCGCCCACATTGTCGGAAAGATCGACTTCGACGACCTGAACTGGGAGAGGAAGAAATTCGACACGAAGCAGGCGTACTGCCAGAGCAAACTCGCCAATGTTCTGTTCACCAGGGAGCTCGCCAAGCGGCTAGAAG gcaCCGGAGTGACGGTGAACGCCGTGCACCCTGGGGTCGTAGCCACGGACCTCGGCAGACACACCGGCCTGCACCAGTCGCAGTTTTCCACCACCGTTCTCA GCCCGTTCTTCTCCATGCTGGTGAAGAGTCCGGAGCTCGGCGCCCACCCCAGCGTGTTTCTGGCCGTGGCAGAGGAAATGGCGGGCGTGACGGGTCGCTACTACGACGTGATGACGGAGAAGGAACCGGCGCCGCAGGCGCTGGACGACGCGGCGGCGCGGCGGCTGTGGGAGGTTAGCAGCAGGCTGGTGGGCCTGCGGGACGACACGCCGCCTCAAACCACAACCGGActcacagaaccagaaccagctggaaGTTAG